The Coffea arabica cultivar ET-39 chromosome 2c, Coffea Arabica ET-39 HiFi, whole genome shotgun sequence genome includes the window AAGAGTGGAGGGGAAAGAGTTGAGTGGTCCTGGATAAACTGAGAATCGATGGAAAAGCGTCAATCTGATAGTATATGTCCTCCAATCATTTGTGTTTTTGATCCAATTCACATTCATTTGTGCTTATATTGGCACGTGCGCGCATACACACATGTacatgtatgtgtatatatatgtgcgCGTGCGCATGTACAATAATGAGAAAAGCTCAAAACACCAACAAGTATAGAAATGAATATGATATGAGAACATACCTGAATTGATAACCCCATAGGTAGATCTATTGTCAACTTGGTGGAGATCCGAACATTGAACTGCAGGGATAGAGAGATAAAGATGTATAGAGGTATATGCTGAGAAAATGACCAGAGAAATTAATACATCTTTATACTGAATGATGAAGATGGGGCTGGTTTGGAACTTGGAAGGAACATGTAACTACCATGCTTGAAAAGTTTCTGATAGAATTTTTCCAGGTTTCATGCATCCTTTATGGGAGAGTTACAAGTACAATATTTTCCAAGTTCCTCTTGTTATCTGTTATATAATAATCTGCATTATTGTTATTACTACTATGATTATCATTGTTGTTATAATTAATGAGAAAACAGAAGGTAGATCTTCTTTTTAAATGTAAATGTGCCATTAAACAATCTGAAGGCTAGCTGCGAAATTTGGAACAAATTCTAACCAGTTTTAGAGCCAAAGAACGTTGTAATATTACCCCAAACTCAAACCTACCCAACTTGTAGAAACTTCAAGTCGATCTGGTGAAGATATGGGTGAAAGTTTGGTGGTTTGACACTTTGTTATCAGATACGTAttggtcaaaaaaaattttcatgacAATAGTTACTAATTAATTAGTTATGTTTTAATTAGATGAATGATATTCTTAGGTATAACTACTTCCCTtggcgtttttttttttttttttgacatgataaaacaagaaacaagcTTTATGGCTCCAGATTCTCTGTTATACAAGTGGATATTACGCCCATATTATGCTATACATCTTTCAATATTTGGTGTGCTGTTTCACTGGCTTGGTGTTCGTTAATATTTGGTACAGCTTTACACTGAAATATCAGCGTACACTAACCCAGTGGTATTATGCACCAAATATTACAAGATGAATGCCACTTAAGGAGCAGGGTAATTTGGATGTTACACCTATTTGTGTAACATACGATTCGAAATCAAATTTTATCGTTGAAATTGTTGGATATCGTCTAGCATGAAATGCTTGACAAAATCCTGATGGAAATTCCACCAAAAGTACAAATTGgttgctatatatatatttggcaAAATGGGCGAATTCATGCACAACACTTTTAAAATGCAATTCTAACAAGGCTGCTAATCAAACTTCATTAACTAAAGGTCCTATCACTGACTAATCGTCTCCTTCTTTTGTCAAGGCTTGAATAATGGAAGCATAATCCCCTTCAAAGATACAGCCCGTAAATTTTTGCAAGTCGAACAGCTTTGCGTGCAGCCACCTCCCATAAATTACCCAACCATAAAACATAACCGTTGCAAGAAAGAGCCTTATAAGTATAATACGAATTTCAACCAAAAGAGGGAGaccccatatatatatatatatatatatttgagaaTTTAGCTCTTACTTTCTAAATCTTGTGAGAGTATTTTAACATTTTGACCTAACATCAGCATAAACTTACACATCCATTTACAATAATAAGAACCCCCGTCAGTAATTTGAAGTTTACATGTaaatgagagaaaataaaaaagaaagaagaactcAAATCAGTACCAGCAGGTAGAGAAACAAATATGTATGATAAGCATAAACTTACGTTATGGGATACAAAACATACCTTGAATTGACAATCACATATGTATGTTGTCAACTTGGTGGCAATCCGAATACTGAACTACAGAGATGGAGAGATAAAGACATGAAGAGAAAACAGAAAGTCTTTTGAATTGAAACGCCCTATTAAACTATCTGAGGGTTGCTAATTTAGGTGATTTCCTAGAAATTTAGGTGGAGCCTTCATCTGATCTGCATCTGTCATTTGTTCTTGTTCTCTGCAAAAGGTGTAGGCCAAAAggaagtgtgtgtgtgtgtgtgtgttcaattATCGATTTTGTTCGAGAAGGTTGAGAATGCGAACTCACAAAATTTGGTATTGTGGTGTCAAGGAAACTATCACATAACCTTCCAAGCCTACGATTCTGCAGCTGATGATGCTGATGCCTTCCAAAGTGTGGAGCCCACTATTAGACGATTCAGAACCAGCCGCGTATGCTCCAAACGTTGTGCCAACTGCCAACCATGCCACATTAAAATCTTAATAAGGAAAGGAGAACGCCACATAACATTGAAGACATTAACCAAGTAATccccaaaaaattgaaaaaaaaaaaaagtaatcatAACGTTGTTAATCCTGAAGCTCTCTCCTTTTTTATTTCCACTTGTAAAGTTTAGAGTGAATTAGTCAATTAATTATAAAGATTGTTGCTGAAGCTTCCCCTTTTTCTACCCGAGTGATAAGTTTGGAGTGACAGAAACATGCATCAATTCTCAAAATTgcacttttatgttttgttacTCGTTATGTAATAgcacatttaaatcttgtttgataactcaattcaacacttaaacttaatggattcaaattttaatatattcaaacgtgtttgataataaaaaattaaacgtctgaattaattaattgacaGTGAATTTCTTAAGCAAAACTTGctccaaaaaataaatgataaactattcaaatatatttgatttaatatttaacaattcaataatttaatggattcaaacttcaaattttagattttaaatttcaattttatcaaatgcacctttAGAAAAAGTTTAAGATTGGCGCGATTAGAACAAATTCTTCCCttccttttgtaatttttcctttATAATAAGCCCCCGCAATTGTAGATGAACTTTTGTCACTGCGTTGCCTTAAGTGATTTGGTATTTTTTGCTattacccttaaaaaatttgTTGCCCATACTTGGTTGAACACGTAAGGAAGTTGGCACATGGCACAACCTAGCTTaactttttttggaaaatacCAATATTGATATATATCTAAATTTATTCCCCTTTTTGCCCCAGACAAAAGGAGAGTTCGGATTGCATTTTTatggaattttttaaaaatattctcTTTACACATTTTCTAATCACATACGTCACAGCTTTTAAAAAATAttgaataaatcttatatataatGTCAtcatatataagattaatttaaaattataaCGTCCAGTTCCTATTTTTCGGTTTGTTATTAATGGTTATTTATGGTGGAACTTGGAAGGCCTTCTTGCTTGTGTTTCCATTTCGGTCTTTTCTTGGTATTTTGCGGTGAAATGTTTTGACTGCTTTGCCCTCCCCCCTCTCCTGTATATGTCAAGAATAGTTGGATAGAAAAGTCAAATAGGGTAACTTTTTAAGTACACATCTTGGGCGGGGAGATTGGCAAACAACTGTGGAGGATTGAATTCGGATTTTTAAttgggaaaatcgtccaaaatgtctctcatattttgtaaaataactttttacgtctctcacttttaaaagtataattttatgtctcttacatattcacatcggtcaaatttagtccctaactaggtttccgaacattttttggccggaattcATCATGTGCAaagcacgtgatcattttttaagggtaaatttgtcaaattatattctatataatctgatctatagtcctccatattttataaaataattttttcgtccctcacattttataaaatgatttttttatccttcacatttcacaaaatgaatttctccatccctcacatttcaaaaaatgaattttcatttctcactaattatgtgtgaatacatttttttaaacacatgtatatgtctatttgattttacttaataataatagcataaatacatgtatgtaattgggcccaacttgtgggctatcttctctttttgtatgattatgactaatatttaccaatagaaccttaatttgcatattcttattgtatctTGATCGAAAATAattttattggccaacttgacaatgaatgcaagatattttactagctaataccagatgaaatcaaatgatcacgcataatatatggtatttgtattgttaagtgaaatcaaatagacatatacatatatttatgctattcgtattattaagcaaaatcaaatagacatatatatgtgtttaaacaaaatgtattcacacacacacacacacacatatatatatttttagggtttttctcacacacataattagtgagggatggaaatattaattttttaaaatgtgaAGAATGgagaaatttattttgtgaaatgtgagggacgaaaaattttattttataaaatatggaagactatagattagattatgtaaaatataatttgataaatttacccttaaaGAATGATCACGTGCTTTGCATATGATGGATTTCGGCcaaaaaaatgatcgaaaacctagttagggactaaatttgatcGATGTGAATATTTAAgagacataaaattacactttaaaaaatgagggacaaaaaaaattattttacaaaatgtgagttACGTTTTGatcgattttccctttttaatTTGTGTTTTGGGTTGGGAGAGGGGAATAACTGGGGCAGATAACATCAGCTGATATGAGTAATTCATTTGAAAATCACAATGTTGGTGATATAGGTGGAGATCAGGAAGATTCTTCAGGGCCTTCACCACCCCAAAAGAAGCACAAGCTTGATGATAAAGAAAGCCATGGTGCCAAGGAGAAGGAAAAGGAGATGCCAACATCAGAAAAGGATTCCTGTTgttcaaatgaaatttttaccatttctgatGAGCAATTTGAGAAATTGAAGTTGGACTATTGCCCCGAAGGGGTCGAAGAGATTGATCAAGATGTATGGACCAAGTATTTTAAAGAGATCGAGGAGAGTGAGGTATTTATGTGTGGTATTTGTGATGTTCTgcattgttttttcttttttcccccctttgtCTCTCTTAATCTAGATTGATCTTATTTGGGGCATCATACCTTTGTGTTAGGGTTTTGACATTTATCATTATCCTGGTCTATGTTTGATGGCTCGATTTACTCCCCTGGATGTTGACAATTTCTCGAGCGACATGGCTGAACTGTCAAAAGCTGCAATTGTGCATTTCAACAAGGAAAAAGTATGtgttccaaaaattaatttttcttttactcttttccTCTGTTaatatttatcactttttacaGCTGCATTAGTCTGTTACCTATTTCAAGTGAATTAAACAGTAAAATCTTTCAGATTAAGAATTACAAATGGGAAAAGGTTGAGACGGCAAATGCACAACTTTGCGGTGCTGGTGTCAATTACTACATAACCTTTCAAGCCAAGGATTTTGTTACTAATGCTCTTGATACCTTCCAAGCCTTAGTCTGGCAGGGGCGAAAACCACCGAATCCTGAATCTATTGATGTGCAATTCTGCCGGCTCAAATCAGTTCCTGCAACTTGACCTATGCTGTTCCAGGTATTTCAATCTAATTGGGTTTCTGATATTGGTTTTGAACTTTTATGAGTTATCAGTTTATAGGTGGAAATTAGGAATTGGCTAGAATAGCAGCATGATCTCCACACTGTGTTTTTCTTCCATATACTGGGTAAGTATAATGAGCCCGTGTCTCATGATTTTAGAAAGATACCAAAAGTCAGCAGTGGAGGTCCTTCTGGAACAATTTATTCAGGAACTTTCTCCATGGTTTATATCGTACTTCCTCTGCTATGTCCACACAAATAACTTTACAGAAATCTACTAAGTTGATGATATAGTAGGCTTCTTCCGCCTCAGGGTTGTCATATGGTGAAAATCTGGTCTTGACATGAAAACTACAGTTGGCAGTTGACTAATATGCTGGTTCTACAATCATCAGAGTTCTAGTCTATGAGTCTGTTAAGTTGACATATGGTTTTTGCTGGGTGTAATCATGGGCATGCTACATGCATGTTTTGAGGCTTGATGTGGGTttgattttgttgttgttgcaATCTTTATACAAAGCAACAATTATTGTCTTGGCTGCTGCTATACATTGACTTGTTATGGATGTGGGATATTCGGCTCTGTCTTTCAAAAACTTCAAATTTGTTGCCTAGTCCGAACCCTTTGTTGCTATTGAATATACTATTCTTGGATGCAAAGGTAATTTAGGTGTGGTGGGGAGGCTATTTTGTCACTTTGTTGCAGATAATCTGTACTTCATTTTTTCTGGTGATTTTAGTTTGCGAGGGACTCGAATAGGCATAACATGTTGTGTAATGTCTTGTTTTTCTGGTGTGGCATAATATATATGTTCTGATTACAAGTCAACTTTGTTGCATAACTACACATGCTATTGGAATTAAAGATTGCTACTTTTCACAATCATCAAGGTTAACTGGAAATGTTGCTTGGCATTTTAGTATGTGTTTCATATCTCACATGTTGCTTGATTTTAGCATTTCGTTCCCATATAATCTGGTAGTAACGCTGCTCATGCAATGTACATATTCTAATTAAGGGCCAATTTTAAGTTTTTGAGTTTATTGTTTGTGATGTTTCCAAGTTTGTAAAgtgcattatatatatatattttttgtttgtGGACCTTTTTGTGTTTCAGTTTGTTCTTTTAGCTTATGAATTCTTGTTCAGTTGCTGCGTTCATTTTGGTGGCTGTAATATCACAAATCTACAGGTGCCCTTTTTGCTTTTAGAAGAAATGTATCCTCGCAAACTTTCTGAAACTAAAATTTCTCATCTGCAATCAACTTTAAGGTTATTAAAGGAGTTTAAAGacttaaaagaaaatttatgtGAATTGATAGGCCAATTATGTTCTGCAAGTATAAATGAAGTTTGATGAGCTTCAAAGATCCATGTTTACTAACTTGGTATTCAACTTTAGAATCTTTGAGTCCACTGCCAACAACATTGAACCAAAAGATAAGTGAATTTGACAAGCCTGTGAATGTGATTTTGGATCCCTGCAGACTGTAGAATATGCCTCTCTGCTAGAATTTATTAGCAAAACCAAGTATGGGAGAGGTTTATCGCATGTAGCTAAACATTTATGCAgaatttgtttgtttcaatcGCATGTAGCTGCAATCTTGTGGCTGCCTTGATTGTCAAGTAAGGCCTTGCCCATACTAGTTCTATGGTAATTCTTGGCACCTGGCCAGTTCTCTTTCCGAGTCGATGATAAACAAGTTGAAATTGTTGTTGTTTAATAAATGTCATTCACAGGTTTTCTGTTAAACGTGCAGGTTATGGAGATTGTTCCATATCGCACTATTAGTTTGCTTCTTTTTAGCTGATATAGATGACTAATGTATGTAAGAAATAGAACTTTGTTTGATGAAGTTAGATGGCTGCTGGCTGAAGCAGATTGCTGCTAAGGTTCTTGAACTTAGTAACAGGAGACTTGATTCGTGACAAATTTGGCTGTCATGTAAGTTCTGTATGTGGCACCAAATCTCACCTTGGATGCTGGATGACACACTTTGTGCTGTTGAAGTTCTTGAACTTCGATTATGACTTGATTTTGCTGATAACTGGTTATTACTTAAGTGTGTGGGATTACATTCAACGGGCTGTGTTAGTCTGTCAACGTTGCTACACATTTTGCTATTGGGCATTCTAGATTGTATTACATGTGATTTTGCTTTTACGTAGCTATCTTGAGAAGTGGATgatgttttaattgtttttag containing:
- the LOC113726092 gene encoding uncharacterized protein; the encoded protein is MSNSFENHNVGDIGGDQEDSSGPSPPQKKHKLDDKESHGAKEKEKEMPTSEKDSCCSNEIFTISDEQFEKLKLDYCPEGVEEIDQDVWTKYFKEIEESEGFDIYHYPGLCLMARFTPLDVDNFSSDMAELSKAAIVHFNKEKIKNYKWEKVETANAQLCGAGVNYYITFQAKDFVTNALDTFQALVWQGRKPPNPESIDVQFCRLKSVPAT